In Syntrophorhabdaceae bacterium, the genomic window ATGTTCCCGTAGTCCTGCCTCTCGCAGCTCGGGTCTCCGAAGGGAGGCCGGGGCATGATACCCGCTCGCGGGTGCGAGCTTTGCTGCCGGAGGGGGCGACGAGCCCCTTTAATAGTATGGGAGCTGCTCATCAAAGCACTTTGCGCCGTTTCTGTACCAGGCAATCACATGCTTTATCGCCTCAAACGCCTTCGTGCCCGCCGCAATATCCGAATTGAAGCCTTGATGGGGCTGAACGTAGATGTTTCCGCTTCTTTCCAGGGCTTTCCGCACCATCACTTTGGCCGCAACATGGTCTTTTTGCGTGGGAGTCTCATCACGGAGCATAAGCCTGGCAAACTCTGCTTCCTCCGTGAACACATCGAGCCCTATGCCCCCGATCTTTCCAGATAGATAGAGTTCCACAAGACCCTGTTCCGGGGCAATCTCTCCCCGCGTCACGTTAATGAAGATCAACCCGTCTTTTGCCCTGGAAAGATATTCTCTGGAGAAGTAACCTACGTTATAGAATGCGCTCTTCTCATTTCTGGTGAGGTTCATGGCATTCACCATGATGTCGCTTGAACTGAGGGCTTCTTCCTTGGAAACAAAACGGACCTGGCTAGGATAGGCATCGATCAAATAATCCTGTCGTATATCCACGCCCTGGACGGTTAACCCGTTGAGTTCAG contains:
- a CDS encoding NAD(P)-dependent oxidoreductase, with amino-acid sequence MNEVVIMAGYDIIHFEALGAEAEHLKEETIKAQQKGELPGEFAYLLTPMNVQDFLRANPTVDLPDIVTTKTHSILPEAYFSGNKKSIVTRSAGYDHFEHLAERANITSLREYCVNAVAQTAMKFVYATAGEMNHYTKNTETFERNNARAFMELSKHRTLTVFGVGKIGKGIYELAELNGLTVQGVDIRQDYLIDAYPSQVRFVSKEEALSSSDIMVNAMNLTRNEKSAFYNVGYFSREYLSRAKDGLIFINVTRGEIAPEQGLVELYLSGKIGGIGLDVFTEEAEFARLMLRDETPTQKDHVAAKVMVRKALERSGNIYVQPHQGFNSDIAAGTKAFEAIKHVIAWYRNGAKCFDEQLPYY